One Synechococcus sp. JA-2-3B'a(2-13) genomic window carries:
- the cysK gene encoding cysteine synthase A, whose protein sequence is MKIAANITQLIGRTPLVRLNRIPQSEGCLAEIVVKLESFNPAASVKDRIAVSMIEAAEQAGLITPGKTILVEPTSGNTGIGLAMAAAAKGYRLIIVMPESMSLERRLLLKAYGAEVHLASSAGGMGEAIWKAEEIVRRTPNAYMLGQFTNPANPRIHARTTGPEIWEDTDGQVDILVAGVGTGGTITGAGEFLKGKNPAIRLVAVEPKASAVLSGGRPGFHRIEGIGAGFVPDVLRRDLLDEVIPVEDEESMVYSRRLAKEEGILSGISTGAALAGAIQVGRRPENAGKRIVMIQPSFGERYLSTPLFRDLERDSDSR, encoded by the coding sequence ATGAAAATCGCCGCCAACATCACCCAGCTCATCGGTCGCACCCCGCTAGTGCGGTTGAATCGGATCCCGCAATCGGAGGGGTGCCTGGCCGAGATCGTGGTGAAATTGGAGAGCTTTAACCCTGCCGCTTCGGTGAAAGACCGCATTGCCGTCAGCATGATCGAGGCTGCCGAACAGGCCGGTTTGATCACCCCCGGCAAGACCATCTTGGTGGAGCCCACCTCTGGCAATACCGGCATTGGCCTGGCCATGGCCGCTGCTGCCAAGGGTTACCGGCTCATCATCGTCATGCCTGAGAGCATGAGCCTGGAGCGGCGACTGCTGTTGAAAGCCTACGGAGCAGAGGTGCACCTGGCCAGTAGCGCCGGCGGCATGGGGGAAGCCATCTGGAAGGCTGAAGAGATCGTCCGCCGCACTCCCAACGCTTACATGTTGGGCCAGTTCACCAATCCCGCCAACCCCCGGATCCATGCCAGAACCACCGGCCCGGAAATTTGGGAAGATACCGATGGTCAAGTGGATATCCTGGTGGCAGGGGTAGGTACCGGCGGCACCATCACGGGGGCGGGCGAGTTTTTGAAGGGGAAAAACCCAGCCATTCGACTGGTGGCCGTTGAACCCAAGGCCAGTGCCGTCTTGAGTGGTGGACGGCCCGGCTTTCATCGCATTGAAGGGATCGGAGCGGGATTCGTGCCTGATGTGCTGCGGCGCGACCTGCTGGATGAGGTGATCCCAGTGGAAGATGAAGAGAGCATGGTCTACAGCCGGCGCCTGGCCAAAGAAGAAGGGATCCTCTCCGGCATTTCCACTGGGGCTGCCTTGGCGGGAGCCATCCAGGTGGGGCGGCGACCGGAAAACGCTGGCAAGCGGATTGTAATGATCCAGCCTAGTTTTGGGGAACGCTACCTGAGCACACCTCTTTTTCGCGACTTGGAGCGGGATTCCGATTCGAGATGA
- the dxs gene encoding 1-deoxy-D-xylulose-5-phosphate synthase, producing the protein MHLSDITHPNQLRNLNLSQLRSLARQIRDKHLQTAANSPVGCHLGPGLGVVELTLALYKTLDLDRDKVIWDVGHQAYAHKMLTGRYHNFHTLRQKGGISGYLKRSESRFDHFGAGHASTSISAALGMAIARDRRGDNFKVVAIIGDGALTGGMAYEAINHAGHLPKTNLMVVLNDNGMSISPNVGAIPRYLNRLRLSPPVQFLADSLEEQLKNLPLLGSSLSPEIDRLKETVKLVTAVQNNKAGIIFEELGFTYVGPVDGHNLAELLDAFELAHGISGPVLVHVATVKGKGYPPAEAEQVGYHAQSRFDLATGKPYPPTKPKPPSYSKVFGHALCKLAERDPRIIGITAAMDTGTGLDKLKEKLPDQFVDVGIAEQHAVTLAAGMACEGMRPVVAIYSTFLQRAYDQIIHDVCIQKLPVFFCLDRAGVVGADGPTHQGMYDIAYLRCIPEMVLMAPKDEAELQRMVVTGIQYTQGPIAMRYPRGSGVGVPLAEEGWEPLPIGKAEVLRSGGEVLILAYGSMVHPSLQAAEILKEHGISATVVNARFAKPLDTELILPLAEQSRLVVTVEEGCLMGGFGSAVAEALLDADLAVPLLRLGVPDVWVEHATPEESLAELGLNSAGIAERIRAKFQARVLKGSPAELPTVNS; encoded by the coding sequence ATGCACCTGAGTGACATCACTCATCCCAACCAGCTCCGAAACCTGAACCTGAGCCAGTTGCGCAGCCTAGCCCGCCAGATTCGCGACAAACATCTGCAGACGGCTGCCAATTCCCCGGTCGGCTGTCATCTGGGGCCAGGGCTGGGGGTGGTGGAGCTGACCTTGGCCCTCTACAAGACCCTCGATCTGGATCGAGACAAGGTGATCTGGGATGTGGGGCACCAGGCTTATGCCCACAAAATGCTCACCGGCAGGTACCACAATTTCCACACATTGCGCCAGAAGGGGGGGATTTCCGGCTACCTGAAGCGCAGCGAGAGCCGCTTCGATCACTTTGGGGCGGGGCACGCTTCCACCAGCATCTCGGCAGCTTTGGGCATGGCCATCGCTCGGGATCGGCGGGGAGACAACTTCAAGGTGGTGGCCATCATTGGGGATGGTGCCCTGACCGGAGGCATGGCCTATGAAGCCATCAACCACGCCGGGCACCTGCCCAAGACCAACCTGATGGTGGTGCTCAACGACAACGGCATGTCTATTTCCCCCAATGTGGGGGCGATCCCTCGCTATTTAAACCGCCTGCGCCTCAGCCCGCCGGTGCAGTTTTTGGCCGACAGCCTAGAAGAGCAACTGAAGAACCTGCCCCTACTGGGATCCAGCCTCAGCCCGGAAATTGACCGCCTCAAGGAAACGGTGAAGCTGGTTACCGCCGTGCAAAACAACAAGGCAGGCATCATCTTTGAGGAGCTGGGCTTTACCTACGTGGGGCCGGTGGACGGGCACAACCTGGCGGAGTTGTTGGATGCCTTTGAGTTGGCCCACGGCATCTCCGGCCCGGTGCTGGTGCATGTAGCTACCGTCAAAGGCAAGGGCTACCCGCCTGCCGAAGCGGAACAGGTGGGGTATCATGCCCAATCCCGCTTCGACCTGGCCACCGGCAAGCCCTACCCGCCCACCAAGCCCAAGCCCCCCAGCTACAGCAAGGTCTTTGGCCATGCCCTCTGCAAGCTGGCCGAGCGGGATCCCCGCATCATCGGCATCACCGCCGCTATGGATACGGGCACTGGCCTGGATAAGCTCAAGGAAAAGCTGCCGGATCAGTTTGTGGATGTGGGGATCGCCGAGCAGCACGCTGTAACGTTGGCGGCTGGCATGGCCTGTGAGGGAATGCGGCCAGTGGTGGCCATTTATTCCACCTTCTTGCAGCGGGCCTACGACCAGATCATCCACGATGTCTGTATCCAAAAGTTGCCGGTCTTCTTTTGCTTGGATCGGGCGGGAGTTGTAGGAGCCGATGGCCCCACCCACCAAGGCATGTACGACATCGCCTATCTGCGCTGCATTCCGGAAATGGTGCTAATGGCTCCCAAAGATGAAGCGGAGCTACAGCGCATGGTGGTGACCGGGATCCAGTACACCCAGGGCCCCATCGCCATGCGTTACCCGCGCGGATCGGGTGTAGGGGTGCCTCTGGCAGAAGAGGGGTGGGAACCCCTGCCCATCGGCAAAGCCGAGGTGTTGCGCAGCGGCGGCGAGGTGCTGATCCTGGCCTATGGGTCGATGGTGCATCCCAGCCTGCAGGCGGCGGAGATCTTGAAAGAACACGGCATCTCAGCCACAGTGGTCAATGCCCGCTTCGCCAAGCCTTTGGATACCGAGCTGATCCTGCCTTTGGCCGAACAGAGCCGCTTGGTGGTGACGGTGGAAGAAGGTTGCCTCATGGGTGGGTTTGGCTCGGCAGTGGCCGAAGCCCTGCTCGACGCCGACCTGGCAGTGCCCTTGTTGCGCTTGGGGGTGCCGGATGTGTGGGTGGAGCACGCCACCCCCGAGGAATCCTTGGCAGAACTAGGCTTGAACAGTGCCGGGATTGCCGAGCGGATTCGGGCCAAGTTTCAGGCACGAGTTCTCAAGGGATCCCCTGCAGAACTTCCCACTGTCAATTCCTAA
- a CDS encoding tetratricopeptide repeat protein yields MPPLLFRLSVRPWRALSVGLAVVLGMGGWSSAQAQVLLHVPLPNGGLMQAQALQLATDSLRLAQFGQTEEALRRLQLAVAMVPNSSELLYVLGNVHLELGDLEQAIASLQKARALSPQDGAVLYSLGSAYLRQGSYFAAAETLERAVALQPDNPNARFQLGNAYLMLDRWDAARQEYEKTLQLDPAYWPAMNNMGLVDYEQGDLDAAIDRWERTIEMNNAVAEPYLALATALYIRGETERAEELGAKAMRLDPNYARLQVLRENLWRENLLRDVQILLRTRPVAEALQQAAIEQFNRRMGLSE; encoded by the coding sequence ATGCCGCCACTGTTGTTCCGGTTATCCGTCCGGCCCTGGCGAGCCTTGTCGGTGGGCCTGGCAGTTGTGTTGGGGATGGGAGGGTGGAGCTCTGCCCAGGCCCAGGTGTTGCTGCACGTCCCTCTGCCCAATGGGGGCTTGATGCAGGCCCAAGCGCTACAACTGGCCACCGACTCGCTGCGGCTGGCCCAGTTTGGTCAAACGGAAGAAGCGCTGCGCCGCCTGCAACTGGCCGTGGCCATGGTGCCCAACTCCTCAGAGCTGCTCTATGTTTTGGGCAACGTCCACCTAGAACTGGGGGACTTGGAGCAGGCGATTGCCTCGTTGCAGAAGGCCCGCGCCCTGTCTCCTCAAGATGGGGCTGTTCTCTACTCGCTGGGATCGGCTTATTTGCGGCAGGGCAGCTACTTTGCCGCTGCTGAAACCCTGGAACGAGCTGTGGCCCTGCAACCGGATAACCCCAACGCTCGCTTCCAACTGGGCAATGCCTACCTCATGCTGGATCGGTGGGATGCGGCCCGGCAGGAATATGAGAAGACCTTGCAGTTGGATCCCGCCTACTGGCCGGCCATGAACAACATGGGCTTGGTGGACTATGAGCAGGGGGATCTCGACGCCGCCATCGATCGCTGGGAACGCACGATAGAGATGAACAATGCCGTAGCAGAGCCCTATTTGGCCCTGGCGACTGCCCTCTACATTCGGGGAGAAACCGAACGGGCTGAGGAACTGGGGGCAAAGGCCATGCGCTTGGATCCCAACTACGCCCGCCTGCAGGTGTTGCGGGAGAACCTGTGGCGAGAAAACCTGCTGCGAGATGTGCAGATCCTCCTGCGCACCCGCCCTGTTGCAGAAGCTCTGCAGCAAGCCGCTATCGAGCAGTTCAACCGGCGGATGGGCCTCTCAGAATAG